CTGTATACCTGATATTATCTGAGATTCAAGATTTAGATAATATTCGGCTAGAGATTAAATACGCTAAACCTGAAATTTACTTTTTAAATCTCTAGCTGCTATATAAACTAATACAGCAGGAGAATTCTATGCCTATTGAAGACGAAGGTCAAAATAAAATCAATAAATTAACCGAAAAATTATCCACAGAGGGAATTAATAGCACAACAATAAAACAGATAGATAGTGAAATGCAAAAACTATACTTTCAGCTAGAGGAATCTGAGCAAGTAAGCATAAATTGCATAGAGTGGATACAATATTTTAGGCTAATAGTAAATAACTACGACAGAAAAAAAGTAAATATAATAGCTTCTCTAAATGGAATGATTTTTTTATTTAGACAATACATAGCATCAACAAATATAAGGATTGAAACATTTAATATAGAACCGCTAATAAATAATACCGTTATCAGAATGAGGAAAAATTTTGAGAATGAGAATATAAATCTAAATGTTCAAAATGACATAAAGCCGATTCTGATTGGAGACAGTTTCAGAATAAAAGCAGTAATAAGCCAGTTAATTGGTAGTGCGGTTATAAATAGTAGCAAGAATAGCAAGATTATTGTCAACGTCAATCAGAATTCAGAAATATTACAATTTATAGTACAAAACATAGAACTAAGCACTTCTAAAGAAAAATTAGAAAAAATAAATGCTGAACTAGAGAATACGAATTTGGTAATGTATCAAGAACTAGGAGAAGGATTGGCATTTATAAAACATCTTACACATCAGATGAAAGGAAATCTACGAGTTAAAGAGCAAAATAATTATGTAACTTTTTCATTTGATGTACCAACAATAGTTTGAATTATTCTTTAGGAGAATGCTATGAAAGAAAAGAAGAAAACAATTAACAAATGGATGGTACAAATTCCTCCAATACCAATTACGTTGGTGAATGGAGAGAGTGAGAATATCGATGAATATATGGAAATAATAACAAAGCTAAGAAAAGCGAAGTATCAGGTCGAGGCAGCTGAATCATTGAAAGAATATTGTACAGATTTAATACAGGAGATTAAATATAGATTTAATATTGCAACGAGTGAAATTGTAAGGCTTGCAAGCGAGATCATGTTAAATGATTCAGAAAATAAAGATAAGCTGAAAACAATATTAAATTGATCAGCAAATCTCCAAGGGTACTGTAATGATGTAGTTTACACGCTTAGAAGCGAAATTGAGAATGAAAATTTATGTTTAAAAAAATTTAGCATACAAAAGCTAGTAAAAAATGCCGTCAGGAGACTAGAAGACATTGCAAAAGAGAAAGATATAAAAATCAATTACAATTTTCAGTACAAAATGAAGGATATTGTGATTGGAAATAGTGATCACTTACAAGCTATATTAAGTCAATTAATAGGAAGCGTCATTAGATTTAATCACAGCTGCCAGGTTATAATTACAGTTCATTTGTTTACTGTAAAAAATTATATAAAAAGCGATAACATACTACAATTTAGAATACACGATACAGGAAGCGGTATTTCAAAAGAAAAATTAGGGAATATAAAAGCTAAATTAGCTGATTTTGAGTTGGTAAGAGACTATCCGCTAATGCTTGAATCAGGATTATGGTTTGTAAATTACCTTATTAATCAACTTAATGGAGAAATGGAAATAGAAAGCGAAAAAGACAAGTTTACAACCATTACTTGCAATATTCCAGTACAACTTTTTTAATCAAATTAATTCGCTTCTTTTTCAGTTTTTATCTGAGACTGAAGTATATAAAAAGTTTAATTTATTGTATAATTTATTAAAGATTATTTAGAGATGAAAAATGATAGACTTTTATAGCGAAAGCTTACTAAATAAGCTGTTTGAAACCAACGTAAGATTTAATACTGAAATTGATCTTGATAAAGTTGAAAAAGCAATATTTTATGCCCAAAAATATCATGGTCAGCAAAAGAGAGATACAGGAGAACTATACTACACACATCCATTAGAAGTAGCTTATATGGTATCAGACTACAGCTTTGAAACAGATACGATTATTACAGCAATACTACATGATACCATCGAAGACACAACACTAACTAAAGAAAAAATAGGTCAAGAATTTGGTCATAATATTGCAGAACAGGTTTCAGATCTCACCAGGATTAAGGATAATAAAAAAATTAGTTCTAGAGAAATGATTCAAACATTTTATAGACAAAATAAAACAGAACTATTATTAATTAAGCTTTTCGACCGATTCCATAATATTCAGACTGTATCAATAAAACCTTATGAAAAAAGACAAGAAATCATACTAGAAACGCAGCAAGAATTTATACCTCTTGCTGAATATCTTAAATTACCAGAAATTGCTATAGAGCTAAATAAATACTGTAAGCTGTATGCTACCTAATAAACTAAAGTTTAATAGGTGGTTAATGTAGTGAATTGCAGAAATTAAAATTCAATAAGAGAATGTTCATGTAGGTTATTTTATTGTATAATTTAAAAAGAATAGAAAATATGAAAAATATATGCATTTATCAAGATTTTTAGATCCAAAGAATGATGTAGCATTTAAAAAGATATTTGGATCAGAAAAAAACAAGGACATACTAATACATTTTCTGAACGATATATTGTTGTTTGAAGGGAATAGAAAAATAATAGAAGTAGAGTTTTTAGGAACGATATTAGATGCAGACATAGCGTCTAAAAAAGAATCAATAGTAGATGTTTTGTGTAAAGATAAAAACGGTGCGCAATATATAATAGAAATGCAAGTAGATCCTACACAAGGATTTGAAAAAAGAGCTCAGTATTATGCCGCAAAAGCATATGGTAGGCAACCAAATAGAGGGAAGGAAGGAAAATACTCAGACCTAAAGGAGGTTATATTTATAGCTATAGCAGATTATAAATTGTTTCCAAATAAAGAAGACTATATATCAAGGCATGTAATATTGGATAAAAAGACATATGAGCATGATCTAAAGGACTTTTCATTTACCTTTATAGAATTACCAAAATTTAAAAAAAATAGAGTGGAAGAGTTAAATGATATAACAGAGAAGTGGTGCTATTTTTTTAAACATGCAAAAGAAACAACATTAGATGGATATAATAAAATAATAGGTGAAGATTTAATAATAAAAAGAGCGTATGAGGCATTAGATCAGTTTAATTGGAGTGAAGACGAACTAATAACCTATGAACAAGAGTTAAAGCGTATATGGGATAATAAAGCAGTAGAAGATTATAAACTCGAACGCGCTAAAGCTGAAGGTAAAGCTGAAGGTAAAGCTGAAGGTAAAGCTGAAGGTAAAGCTGAAGGTAAAGCTGAAGGAATAAAGCTCGGTGAAGCTAAAGCAAAAAAAGATTTTGCAATAAAATTATTGAAATCTGAATTATCAGTTGAGACAATTGCTGAATATACGGATTTATCAATACAAGAAGTATTAAATTTAAAAAATAGTGTAAAATAATAATGAATATACAACACAAAATCTTACTTTTGATGTGTTGTATGCTACTTCTATTAGATGCTTTATATCACACTACAAGTTCTATACTATACTGAACATTGAGAAGGCCATTCTTTAAGGCCTCAATGTCCTTAACATGACCGCACCATTCTTGACGAAAACTGTTCCATTTTAAGCCATGAAGGCGAATGTGGCGCTTAGTGTTTTCGTCTGGTTCGGAGGAGGTAAATTTTAAAATCACGGCAGCTTTATTTTGCTGTTCTTTATCAAAAATATCTTTACCTATTGTAGTCCAATGATCCTGAACATTTGGATGTTGTGTTAAAGTTTCTTTTAGTGAAACAATTGCACCAAATAAAGTATTTGTTGATAAGTGATCAAGCTTAGCTTTAGCAACTAATCCACCCATTTCGATAAGACGTCGAGTACGCATTTTACGTTCTTTAATTTTGAGGTTAACCTCATCCATGATTAGCTTAGCCTTTTTTTGTTGAAGAGTAATTTTTTGCTGCATAAGATTTGCTGTGTTAGTAATTCAAAAAGATAAAAAAATCAGGCAAGAATATATCAAAATAAAATCTCAGTAAAGAAAAAAAC
This genomic interval from Orientia tsutsugamushi contains the following:
- a CDS encoding Rpn family recombination-promoting nuclease/putative transposase, whose product is MHLSRFLDPKNDVAFKKIFGSEKNKDILIHFLNDILLFEGNRKIIEVEFLGTILDADIASKKESIVDVLCKDKNGAQYIIEMQVDPTQGFEKRAQYYAAKAYGRQPNRGKEGKYSDLKEVIFIAIADYKLFPNKEDYISRHVILDKKTYEHDLKDFSFTFIELPKFKKNRVEELNDITEKWCYFFKHAKETTLDGYNKIIGEDLIIKRAYEALDQFNWSEDELITYEQELKRIWDNKAVEDYKLERAKAEGKAEGKAEGKAEGKAEGKAEGIKLGEAKAKKDFAIKLLKSELSVETIAEYTDLSIQEVLNLKNSVK
- a CDS encoding conjugal transfer protein TraD, which produces MQQKITLQQKKAKLIMDEVNLKIKERKMRTRRLIEMGGLVAKAKLDHLSTNTLFGAIVSLKETLTQHPNVQDHWTTIGKDIFDKEQQNKAAVILKFTSSEPDENTKRHIRLHGLKWNSFRQEWCGHVKDIEALKNGLLNVQYSIELVV
- a CDS encoding sensor histidine kinase, with the protein product MPIEDEGQNKINKLTEKLSTEGINSTTIKQIDSEMQKLYFQLEESEQVSINCIEWIQYFRLIVNNYDRKKVNIIASLNGMIFLFRQYIASTNIRIETFNIEPLINNTVIRMRKNFENENINLNVQNDIKPILIGDSFRIKAVISQLIGSAVINSSKNSKIIVNVNQNSEILQFIVQNIELSTSKEKLEKINAELENTNLVMYQELGEGLAFIKHLTHQMKGNLRVKEQNNYVTFSFDVPTIV
- a CDS encoding ATP-binding protein, with translation MKDIVIGNSDHLQAILSQLIGSVIRFNHSCQVIITVHLFTVKNYIKSDNILQFRIHDTGSGISKEKLGNIKAKLADFELVRDYPLMLESGLWFVNYLINQLNGEMEIESEKDKFTTITCNIPVQLF
- a CDS encoding HD domain-containing protein yields the protein MIDFYSESLLNKLFETNVRFNTEIDLDKVEKAIFYAQKYHGQQKRDTGELYYTHPLEVAYMVSDYSFETDTIITAILHDTIEDTTLTKEKIGQEFGHNIAEQVSDLTRIKDNKKISSREMIQTFYRQNKTELLLIKLFDRFHNIQTVSIKPYEKRQEIILETQQEFIPLAEYLKLPEIAIELNKYCKLYAT